The following coding sequences lie in one Terriglobia bacterium genomic window:
- a CDS encoding DUF1223 domain-containing protein, with amino-acid sequence MSVMRILLATAMLLLAIGLARTAGPATEARVPVVVELFTSEGCSSCPPADALLMDLDLRQPVAGAEIIALGEHVDYWNDLGWKDRFSSAQYSQRQSRYAAHFRLDSAYTPEMVINGRTEFVGNDSARAAKAIADAARSPAAPPAIAIAATGNDVDVTITNAGPHSRDVFLAITESDLSTQVGKGENHGRLLRHTAVVRELRRIGATSAGRFSARSGLKLNPEWRRDHLHTVIFLQDPATLEIAGAAQAALR; translated from the coding sequence ATGAGCGTGATGCGAATCCTTCTGGCGACCGCAATGTTGTTGCTGGCAATCGGCTTGGCACGTACGGCAGGGCCGGCGACGGAGGCTCGCGTGCCCGTGGTGGTGGAATTGTTTACCTCCGAAGGCTGCTCCAGTTGTCCGCCCGCCGACGCCCTGCTCATGGACCTCGATCTCCGCCAGCCCGTCGCCGGCGCCGAGATCATCGCCCTCGGTGAGCACGTAGACTACTGGAACGATCTCGGGTGGAAAGACCGCTTTTCCTCCGCGCAGTACAGCCAGCGCCAGAGCCGGTACGCCGCGCACTTTCGACTCGATTCGGCGTACACCCCAGAGATGGTGATCAACGGCCGCACCGAGTTCGTTGGCAATGACTCTGCGCGCGCCGCCAAGGCCATCGCCGACGCCGCACGCTCCCCGGCCGCGCCGCCTGCGATTGCAATCGCCGCAACCGGAAATGACGTTGACGTGACCATCACCAACGCCGGTCCCCATTCACGCGATGTTTTCCTCGCCATCACCGAATCGGACCTGAGCACACAGGTCGGAAAGGGCGAAAACCACGGCCGCTTGCTGCGCCACACCGCCGTGGTTCGCGAGCTGCGCAGGATCGGCGCCACCTCCGCCGGCCGGTTTTCGGCCCGGTCTGGACTCAAGCTCAACCCGGAGTGGCGACGCGACCACCTCCACACCGTTATCTTCCTTCAGGATCCCGCCACGCTGGAAATCGCCGGCGCCGCGCAAGCCGCGCTGAGGTAA